A genome region from Ligilactobacillus cholophilus includes the following:
- the pdhA gene encoding pyruvate dehydrogenase (acetyl-transferring) E1 component subunit alpha: MSKINLNDYMNQPNMKPIQIMDEKGNIVNKDLFPDLSDEQLVDLFKKMVWERVLDERSTKLNRQGRLGFYAPTAGEEASEMGSNYAMEKDDFLLPAYRDIPQWVQHGMPLYKAFLWSIGHYMGGQIPEGVQATTPQIVVASASVQTAGVGLGLKKNGSQNVAYMYTGDGGTSEGDFYEGINFAGAYKVPAIFIVQNNGYAISVPRKEQTAAKTIAQKGVAVGIPGIQVDGMDALAVYAVTKAAREWAVSGKGPVLIETLTYRYEPHTLSGDDPKRYRTADEEKNWHEKDPLIRLRTYLDHQNLWNEKMEKEWEEQINKEIDEAIDKAEQAPHQTVSDFYKLSYAETPEMIQEKIDACEKEEN; encoded by the coding sequence ATGTCAAAAATTAACTTAAATGACTATATGAATCAGCCTAATATGAAACCAATCCAAATAATGGATGAGAAGGGAAATATTGTTAACAAAGATTTATTTCCTGATTTATCAGATGAACAATTAGTTGATCTATTTAAAAAAATGGTTTGGGAAAGAGTTTTAGATGAAAGATCTACAAAACTTAATCGTCAAGGCCGTTTAGGTTTTTATGCACCAACAGCAGGTGAAGAAGCAAGTGAAATGGGATCAAACTATGCAATGGAAAAGGATGATTTTCTTTTACCAGCATATCGTGATATTCCACAATGGGTACAACATGGAATGCCATTATATAAAGCATTTTTATGGTCAATTGGTCATTATATGGGTGGACAAATTCCTGAAGGTGTACAAGCAACTACTCCACAAATTGTTGTTGCTTCTGCAAGTGTGCAAACTGCAGGTGTCGGTTTAGGTTTAAAGAAAAATGGCTCTCAAAATGTAGCATATATGTATACAGGTGATGGCGGAACTTCAGAAGGTGATTTTTATGAAGGAATAAATTTTGCCGGTGCATATAAAGTTCCAGCTATATTTATTGTTCAAAATAATGGATATGCTATTTCAGTTCCAAGAAAAGAGCAAACTGCAGCAAAAACAATTGCTCAAAAAGGTGTAGCAGTTGGTATTCCAGGTATTCAAGTTGATGGAATGGATGCATTGGCAGTTTATGCAGTAACTAAGGCAGCTCGTGAATGGGCAGTTTCTGGTAAAGGTCCAGTATTAATTGAAACTCTTACATATCGTTATGAACCTCATACATTATCAGGTGACGATCCTAAGAGATATAGAACTGCAGATGAAGAAAAAAATTGGCATGAAAAAGATCCATTAATTCGATTAAGAACATATCTTGACCATCAAAATCTATGGAATGAAAAGATGGAAAAAGAATGGGAAGAGCAAATTAATAAAGAAATAGATGAAGCAATTGATAAAGCAGAACAAGCACCTCATCAAACTGTGAGTGATTTCTATAAATTATCATATGCAGAAACTCCTGAAATGATTCAAGAAAAAATTGATGCATGCGAAAAGGAGGAAAATTAA
- a CDS encoding alpha-ketoacid dehydrogenase subunit beta, which translates to MAKLTMIKAITNALDQELKRDKKVLIFGEDVGRNGGVFRATEGLQEENGKDQVFDTPLAESGIIGLAAGLAYEGFRPVPEIQFFGFLYECMDEVVGQIAREHFRSGGTKKMPITIRSAFGGGVHTPEMHSDSLEGLVAQIPGLRVVIPSSPYDAKGLLISSIRCDDPVVFLEHMKLYRTIKEEVPEEEYTLPLDKAVVKREGSDITLVSYGYMVQECLRAAEELKEENIDVEVVDLRTVSPIDEKTILESVRKTGKVVIVQEAQAMAGIGGQISSIIAEKAILSLDAPIARVSAPDTVYAFSEAENEWIPNKEDIVEKVRETINF; encoded by the coding sequence ATGGCTAAATTAACAATGATTAAAGCAATTACAAATGCTTTAGACCAAGAATTAAAACGTGATAAAAAAGTATTGATTTTTGGTGAAGACGTTGGTAGAAACGGTGGTGTATTTAGAGCTACAGAAGGTCTTCAAGAAGAAAATGGTAAAGACCAAGTTTTTGATACACCATTAGCTGAATCTGGAATTATTGGATTAGCAGCTGGATTAGCTTATGAAGGTTTTCGTCCAGTGCCAGAAATTCAATTCTTTGGCTTTTTATATGAATGTATGGATGAAGTAGTTGGTCAAATTGCACGTGAACATTTCCGTTCTGGTGGTACAAAGAAAATGCCAATTACAATTAGATCAGCATTTGGTGGTGGTGTTCATACACCAGAAATGCACTCTGATAGTTTAGAAGGTCTAGTTGCACAAATACCAGGATTAAGGGTTGTAATTCCAAGTTCACCATATGATGCAAAAGGATTATTAATTTCATCAATTCGTTGTGATGATCCAGTTGTATTTTTGGAACACATGAAGCTATATAGAACAATTAAAGAAGAAGTTCCAGAAGAAGAATACACACTTCCTTTAGATAAAGCAGTTGTAAAGCGTGAAGGCTCAGATATTACATTGGTTTCATATGGATATATGGTGCAAGAATGTTTAAGAGCTGCTGAAGAATTAAAAGAAGAAAATATCGATGTAGAAGTTGTTGATTTAAGAACAGTTTCTCCAATTGATGAAAAAACAATCTTAGAGAGTGTAAGAAAAACTGGAAAAGTAGTAATTGTACAAGAAGCACAAGCTATGGCTGGAATCGGCGGACAAATTTCATCTATTATTGCAGAAAAAGCAATTTTAAGTCTTGATGCTCCGATTGCACGTGTTAGTGCACCTGATACAGTTTATGCATTTAGTGAAGCTGAAAATGAATGGATTCCTAATAAAGAAGACATTGTAGAAAAAGTACGAGAAACTATTAATTTTTAG
- a CDS encoding dihydrolipoamide acetyltransferase family protein translates to MGIYKFKLPDVGEGMAEGTVGKWLVKVGDTIKKDADLVQIENDKSVEEIPSPVEGVVEKIVVPEGDTANVGDTLVEIKTDSDEDAADDSSSDKKEQVKEEKANTNAQPKAVPAKKKLTPQDHSLPVLAMPSVRAFAREKGVDLTKVTGTGNHNQITKSDVENYLNNGETGKKVVPTEDLRERSVNQINNAQSQEGMHEHREKMDSVRLATAKLVSQSVSEIPHVTLFDEVVVDKLWNQRNNIKEKAAKRGVHLTFMPYIVKALAIVAKEYPILNSSVDMDNAEIIYKDDINIGVATETSRGLFMPNIKNADRLSMFEIARQINQDKTLIESGELDSNKVKNGSISITNIGSIGGGYFTPIINYPEVAILGIGRIQNQPIVDPQDDQKLTVGKVLKLSLVVDHRAIDGATAQQALNRLKELLADPELLLMEG, encoded by the coding sequence ATGGGTATTTATAAATTCAAACTTCCTGATGTCGGAGAAGGAATGGCGGAAGGAACAGTTGGAAAATGGCTAGTTAAAGTTGGCGATACTATTAAAAAAGATGCTGACTTAGTCCAAATCGAAAATGATAAATCTGTTGAAGAAATTCCTTCACCTGTTGAAGGTGTTGTTGAAAAGATTGTTGTTCCTGAAGGTGATACAGCAAACGTTGGGGATACATTAGTTGAAATTAAAACAGACTCTGATGAAGATGCTGCAGATGATTCATCTTCAGATAAGAAAGAGCAAGTTAAAGAAGAAAAAGCTAATACTAATGCACAACCAAAAGCTGTACCAGCTAAGAAAAAATTAACACCACAAGATCATAGTTTACCTGTTTTAGCAATGCCTTCAGTTAGAGCATTTGCACGTGAAAAGGGTGTAGATTTAACTAAAGTCACTGGAACAGGAAATCATAATCAAATTACTAAATCTGATGTTGAAAATTACTTGAACAATGGTGAAACAGGTAAGAAAGTTGTTCCAACAGAAGATTTACGTGAACGTTCTGTAAACCAAATCAATAACGCTCAAAGTCAAGAAGGTATGCATGAACATCGTGAAAAGATGGATTCTGTTCGTTTAGCAACAGCAAAATTAGTATCTCAATCTGTAAGCGAAATTCCACATGTTACATTATTTGATGAAGTAGTTGTTGATAAACTATGGAACCAAAGAAATAATATTAAAGAAAAAGCTGCTAAGCGAGGCGTACATTTGACATTTATGCCATATATAGTTAAAGCTTTGGCAATCGTTGCAAAAGAATATCCAATTTTAAACTCATCTGTTGATATGGATAATGCCGAAATTATTTATAAAGATGATATTAATATTGGAGTTGCAACAGAAACAAGCAGAGGATTATTTATGCCAAACATAAAAAATGCTGATCGCTTGAGTATGTTTGAAATTGCTCGACAAATAAATCAAGATAAGACACTTATTGAAAGTGGAGAATTAGATTCTAATAAAGTTAAAAATGGATCTATTTCAATTACTAATATTGGTTCAATTGGTGGAGGATACTTCACTCCAATTATTAATTATCCAGAAGTTGCAATTTTGGGAATCGGTCGAATTCAAAATCAACCAATTGTTGACCCACAAGATGATCAAAAATTAACAGTTGGGAAAGTTTTGAAATTGTCATTAGTAGTAGATCATAGAGCTATTGACGGTGCAACAGCACAACAAGCATTAAATCGCTTGAAAGAGTTATTAGCTGACCCAGAATTATTATTGATGGAGGGATAA